In bacterium, the following proteins share a genomic window:
- a CDS encoding TIGR03960 family B12-binding radical SAM protein produces the protein METDLEDQQPQHPDRAPAPGSPWRPAPAFDDPAVLSDALRRRVLPGVAAPGRYIGGELGADRDGFSADRASVLLAFPDVYEVGMSHQGLRILYTLLMDRTGAFCDLAFAPWPDMEQAMRAIGLPLYGLESRRPAGRFDLVGFSLGYELTYTNMLTMIDLSGAPLRAADRGPDDPIFMAGGSCVLNPAVVGPFLDLLVLGDGEDVVLEMAAELQASRAAGEGRDGRLARLRALPGVWWPGAAQPVRSRVVRDLNDYPPPRQIVPVIEPVHDRLALEVMRGCVRGCRFCQAGMITRPVRERDADLLVAAAREGLAASGHAEVSLLSLSTGDYTGLGEAVAGIQDALAADHTNLVLPSLRVDSVDEGLYDRISNERPSSFTFAPEAGSARLRDVVNKNITDEEIVTATAQALRAGVKNVKLYFMIGLPTETDEDLVDLAELVGRVVRQAPRGGAQVHVSLSPFSPKAHTTFQWAGQISRAEIDRRNHLVAGLLRRHKLKLSLRDPEISFLEAMLGLGDGRLADVLERAWRAGARFEGWTEYMRIGTWERALAECGVEAADILSPRDPATPLPWDGVDVGIDKEFLRRDWRRAVQARTLPDCRLEGPCYDCTSCDGDIQHIFAKLEALQGAPARRGPAIPSHGRGTTRLADDPIPRQTPPPAPGATGSPEPAPDFDPRNGDPARPGQEDGRWVNWRQQAAAKCWYRVEYTKGDDLVFLGHLDFQRQLHLALRRSRLPVAHSKGYHPHPMLKFGPPLAVGVGGERECLDIAFDHQVPGWTERLGRELPPGLSLGRAVTIGAQAPPSIDQAVSRFDYRVRLPGTPEGGPTAEVAAAAVDAFLASPSRLVVRKRPKGDIQIDARALVPEGGLGLARVDGQGPGPELRISLLRSESGAGLPVHEFLACLFGQALPEPGLCVVTRTGYSGLHRDGRWLSPLEEVGETGLRFWLGRHFYS, from the coding sequence ATGGAGACTGACCTGGAGGACCAGCAGCCGCAGCACCCTGATCGCGCGCCGGCGCCGGGTTCACCCTGGCGACCGGCGCCCGCGTTCGATGACCCGGCCGTGCTTTCCGACGCGCTGCGCCGGCGCGTGCTGCCAGGAGTGGCCGCGCCCGGTCGCTACATCGGCGGGGAACTGGGGGCCGACCGCGACGGCTTCAGCGCCGATCGCGCCAGCGTGCTGCTGGCCTTTCCCGATGTCTACGAAGTGGGGATGTCGCACCAGGGCCTGCGCATCCTCTACACGCTGCTCATGGACCGCACCGGCGCGTTCTGCGACCTGGCCTTCGCGCCCTGGCCCGACATGGAGCAGGCCATGCGTGCCATCGGCCTGCCGCTGTACGGGCTGGAGTCGCGCCGGCCGGCGGGCCGCTTCGACCTCGTCGGTTTCTCGCTCGGCTACGAGCTGACCTACACGAACATGCTGACGATGATCGACCTGTCGGGCGCGCCGCTGCGAGCGGCCGATCGCGGCCCGGACGATCCCATCTTCATGGCCGGCGGCTCCTGCGTGCTGAATCCCGCCGTAGTCGGACCGTTCCTCGACCTGCTCGTGCTCGGCGACGGCGAGGACGTGGTGCTGGAGATGGCCGCGGAACTGCAGGCCTCCCGTGCCGCAGGCGAGGGTCGGGACGGCAGGCTCGCGCGCCTCCGGGCCCTGCCCGGTGTGTGGTGGCCCGGCGCGGCGCAGCCGGTGCGCTCGCGCGTGGTCAGGGACCTGAACGACTACCCGCCGCCGCGGCAGATCGTGCCCGTGATCGAGCCGGTGCACGACCGGTTGGCGCTGGAAGTGATGCGGGGCTGCGTGCGCGGCTGCCGCTTCTGCCAGGCCGGCATGATCACGCGACCGGTGCGCGAGCGCGACGCCGATCTCCTTGTCGCGGCGGCGCGGGAGGGCCTGGCGGCCTCCGGGCATGCCGAGGTATCTCTGCTCAGCCTGTCGACCGGCGACTACACCGGCCTCGGCGAGGCCGTGGCCGGCATCCAGGACGCGCTGGCGGCAGACCACACCAACCTCGTGCTGCCCAGCCTGCGCGTCGACTCGGTTGACGAGGGGCTGTACGACCGCATCAGCAACGAACGGCCGTCGAGCTTCACCTTCGCGCCCGAGGCCGGCAGCGCGCGCTTGCGTGACGTCGTGAACAAGAACATCACCGACGAGGAGATCGTCACGGCGACGGCCCAGGCGCTGCGCGCCGGCGTGAAGAACGTGAAGCTGTACTTCATGATCGGCCTGCCCACCGAGACCGACGAGGATCTCGTGGACCTGGCCGAACTGGTCGGGCGCGTGGTGCGGCAGGCTCCGCGCGGCGGCGCGCAGGTGCATGTGTCGCTGTCGCCGTTCTCGCCCAAGGCGCACACCACCTTCCAGTGGGCCGGCCAGATCTCGCGCGCGGAGATCGACCGGCGAAACCACCTGGTGGCCGGGCTGCTGCGGCGCCACAAGCTGAAGCTGAGCCTCCGCGACCCGGAGATCTCGTTCCTGGAGGCGATGCTGGGCCTGGGTGACGGCCGCCTGGCCGACGTCCTTGAGCGGGCCTGGCGCGCGGGGGCGCGGTTCGAGGGCTGGACCGAGTACATGCGCATCGGCACCTGGGAGCGGGCCCTGGCCGAGTGCGGCGTCGAGGCGGCGGACATCCTGTCGCCCCGCGACCCGGCTACCCCGCTGCCCTGGGACGGGGTCGACGTCGGCATCGACAAGGAGTTCCTGCGCCGGGATTGGCGCCGGGCAGTCCAGGCCCGGACCCTGCCCGACTGCCGCCTGGAGGGGCCCTGCTACGACTGCACGTCCTGTGACGGGGACATCCAGCACATCTTCGCCAAGCTGGAGGCCCTGCAGGGCGCCCCGGCCCGCCGCGGGCCGGCCATCCCCTCGCACGGCCGGGGCACCACCCGGCTGGCCGACGATCCGATCCCGCGGCAGACGCCGCCGCCGGCCCCCGGCGCGACCGGAAGCCCGGAGCCGGCCCCGGATTTCGACCCGCGGAACGGCGACCCGGCCCGGCCGGGGCAGGAGGATGGCCGCTGGGTGAACTGGCGGCAGCAGGCGGCGGCCAAGTGCTGGTACCGGGTGGAATACACCAAGGGGGACGACCTGGTCTTCCTGGGCCACCTGGACTTCCAGCGGCAACTGCATCTGGCCCTGCGAAGGTCGCGCTTGCCTGTCGCCCACAGCAAGGGCTATCATCCGCACCCGATGCTCAAGTTCGGCCCCCCGTTGGCGGTTGGGGTCGGCGGTGAGCGCGAGTGCCTCGACATTGCCTTCGATCACCAGGTGCCCGGCTGGACCGAGCGGCTGGGACGCGAGTTGCCGCCGGGCCTCAGCCTGGGCCGCGCCGTGACGATCGGGGCTCAGGCGCCGCCGTCCATCGACCAGGCGGTTTCGAGGTTCGACTACCGGGTGCGGTTGCCCGGCACCCCCGAGGGCGGTCCAACGGCCGAAGTGGCCGCCGCCGCCGTGGACGCGTTCCTGGCCAGTCCGAGCCGGCTGGTCGTGCGCAAGCGTCCCAAGGGTGACATTCAGATCGACGCCCGTGCCCTGGTGCCCGAAGGTGGCCTGGGATTGGCGCGGGTTGACGGGCAGGGCCCGGGACCGGAGCTGCGTATCAGCCTGCTGCGCAGCGAGTCCGGCGCCGGCTTGCCCGTGCACGAATTCCTGGCCTGCCTGTTCGGCCAGGCGCTGCCCGAGCCCGGGCTTTGCGTCGTGACCCGGACAGGGTACTCGGGCCTTCACCGTGACGGGCGATGGTTGTCGCCCCTCGAGGAAGTAGGTGAGACCGGCCTTCGGTTCTGGTTGGGGCGTCACTTCTATTCCTGA
- the purF gene encoding amidophosphoribosyltransferase has product MNTGRHWREECGVVGIAAVDGAAELASLALHALQHRGQESAGITVADGHRLLTHKRMGLVADVFDETTTRTLTGAWAIGHVRYSTSGSSHLLNAQPFQAATHRGTVSLAHNGNLVNAHELRREMELQGSIFSTTSDTEVILHLLARHPSEHVEDALLDVLPRVKGAYSMVVLTRDRLIAVRDPHGFRPLCLGRYRDSYVVASESCAFDMIGARYLRDIEPGEMVVLGDGELSSRKLSVTAPERRCIFELVYFSRPDSIVFGRHVESARRRSGEILGREAPAVADLVCAVPDSSNTAALGYSRATGIPYEMALIRNHYVGRTFISPAQKVRDMSVRIKFNPVAEVVAGKRVVMIDDSIVRGTTMRKLVKLMRGAGAAEVHLRIASPPVTNPCYYGIDTPVRNELIAASHSVEETRVYLRVDSLAYLSLEGLREAAGDKGNHCDACFSGNYPVSFGEEPGRDLLERAAGVRIPVKPMPPTDGD; this is encoded by the coding sequence ATGAACACGGGCAGGCATTGGCGCGAGGAATGCGGCGTGGTCGGCATTGCTGCCGTCGACGGCGCAGCCGAGCTGGCTTCGCTGGCGTTGCACGCGCTGCAGCACCGTGGCCAGGAGAGCGCCGGCATCACCGTGGCCGACGGACACCGCCTGTTGACGCACAAGCGCATGGGGCTCGTGGCCGACGTCTTCGACGAAACGACGACCCGCACGCTGACCGGCGCCTGGGCCATCGGTCACGTGCGCTACAGCACCTCGGGCAGCAGCCACCTGCTGAATGCCCAGCCGTTCCAGGCCGCGACCCACCGCGGGACGGTGAGCCTGGCGCACAACGGGAACCTGGTCAATGCGCACGAATTGCGCCGGGAGATGGAACTGCAGGGCTCGATCTTCTCGACCACCAGCGACACCGAAGTGATCCTGCACCTGCTGGCCCGGCACCCTTCTGAACACGTCGAGGACGCACTGCTCGACGTGCTGCCGCGCGTCAAGGGTGCCTACAGCATGGTCGTGCTGACGCGGGACCGCCTGATCGCCGTGCGCGACCCGCACGGGTTCCGGCCGCTGTGCCTGGGCCGCTACCGTGACAGCTACGTCGTGGCCAGCGAAAGCTGCGCCTTCGACATGATCGGCGCGCGCTACCTGCGTGACATCGAGCCCGGCGAGATGGTGGTGCTCGGCGACGGCGAACTGAGCAGCCGCAAGCTGTCCGTCACGGCGCCGGAACGTCGCTGTATCTTCGAACTCGTCTATTTCTCGCGGCCGGACAGCATCGTCTTCGGCCGCCATGTCGAATCGGCGCGCCGACGCAGCGGCGAGATCCTTGGTCGCGAGGCGCCTGCTGTGGCCGATCTCGTCTGCGCCGTGCCCGACAGCAGCAACACCGCGGCGCTCGGATACTCGCGGGCCACCGGCATTCCCTACGAGATGGCGCTGATCCGCAACCACTACGTCGGCCGCACGTTCATCTCGCCGGCGCAGAAGGTCCGCGACATGTCGGTGCGCATCAAGTTCAACCCCGTGGCCGAGGTCGTCGCCGGCAAGCGCGTGGTGATGATCGACGACTCGATCGTGCGCGGCACGACGATGCGAAAGCTGGTCAAGCTCATGCGCGGTGCCGGCGCGGCCGAGGTGCACCTGCGCATCGCCTCGCCGCCGGTGACCAATCCCTGCTATTACGGCATCGATACGCCGGTGCGCAACGAACTGATCGCAGCCAGCCACTCGGTCGAGGAGACCAGGGTGTACCTGCGCGTGGACTCGCTGGCCTACCTGTCGCTTGAAGGCCTGCGCGAAGCGGCCGGTGACAAGGGCAACCACTGCGACGCGTGTTTCTCCGGCAACTACCCGGTCTCGTTCGGCGAAGAGCCCGGGCGCGACCTCCTGGAGCGCGCGGCCGGCGTGCGTATACCCGTCAAACCGATGCCGCCGACGGATGGAGACTGA
- the purL gene encoding phosphoribosylformylglycinamidine synthase subunit PurL, with translation MAAHDESFSPVPVDRLDDAALREYLRGHGLTLKTDEARRVASLLGREPSLTELTLFDTMWSEHCSYKSSRPHLKKHLPTDGPNVVVGPVEDAGIIDFGEHDGRRWGIIFAHESHNHPSQVMPVEGAATGIGGIVRDVYCMGGEVIATLDPLRFGWPIDAPGETGAAHRIDIARGVVTGIWEYGNALGVPNLGGDIYFHESYNENCLVNVVAVGLVDQAHITHSRVPKQAAEEPYDLILVGKPTDWSGMGGAAFASADLDAAAAHENKGSVQTPDPFLKRILTVANRAALQLARDEGVEIGFKDLGAGGVACVTSELVDAGGFGCDVDLALVHQVTGLPARVCACSETQERYGLAVPARLTAAVLKIYNEDFALPTLYEGACARRIGAVTQERRYVLRLGDRIVCDAPVETITEGIRYDRVAEAPVRREVPLDERLTEAPVAAIADEWLALMAHPNLASREYVYRHYDAEVQANTIIRPGEADAGVVAPLAGCRRGVALSADGNPLLGLADPWSGGAAAVLEACRNVACVGGEPAAITDCLNFGNPENPHAFWQFSEAVRGVGDACRGIGLYAREGTPLPVVSGNVSLYNQSSSGRAIAPSPIVACVGLVADHAHSRSQRFKAPGDIVLLVGRRRPELAGSVYLDLGFAAGRPAVPPLDFAEARRGIRAVCDLVAAGLVTAAHDIGDGGLAACVAEMAIGLEGAGLLGAELALPVHEGLTAREYLFGEAGGFVLTVAPGSLAEAESKLAAAGAEWWQLGTVTADPRLCVREADGALLAEIGVRRLARVWQEALPALFGGSAAVTAVPAPAAPDAIGEGATPPLINLARRPRVAVVQLPGVNCEDESARLLVEAGADAEVFRWTRPAAELAAFDGFLVPGGFSYQDRVRAGAVAAKDPLLDVLLEESGHGKPVLGICNGCQVLVEAGLVPGLQPGRIEVALAANRNPGRHGYLARWVALEALPLARTPFVEGLTGTLPLPMAHAEGRFTHEDPEFFRRLAASGHVALRYAALGGRVDGNPNGSLLDAAALTNARGNVLALMPHPERAAKLRMVPEDLPHAWGRRRLAAAGDARALEGAGPGAFLLQRLVELC, from the coding sequence ATGGCAGCGCACGACGAGAGCTTTTCGCCGGTTCCGGTCGACCGCCTGGACGACGCCGCCCTCCGCGAATACCTCCGCGGCCACGGGCTGACCCTCAAGACCGACGAAGCCCGCCGCGTGGCCTCGCTGCTGGGGCGCGAACCCTCCCTGACCGAACTGACCCTCTTCGACACCATGTGGAGCGAGCACTGCTCGTACAAGAGCAGCCGGCCCCACCTGAAGAAGCACCTGCCGACCGACGGGCCGAACGTCGTCGTGGGGCCGGTCGAGGACGCGGGCATCATCGACTTCGGTGAACACGACGGGCGGCGCTGGGGCATCATCTTCGCCCACGAGTCGCACAACCACCCCAGCCAGGTCATGCCGGTCGAGGGTGCGGCCACCGGCATCGGCGGCATCGTGCGCGACGTGTACTGCATGGGCGGCGAGGTCATCGCCACGCTGGATCCGCTGCGCTTCGGGTGGCCGATCGACGCACCGGGTGAAACCGGCGCGGCGCATCGCATCGACATCGCCCGCGGCGTCGTGACCGGCATCTGGGAATACGGCAATGCCCTGGGCGTGCCGAATCTCGGCGGCGACATCTATTTCCACGAGTCGTACAACGAGAACTGCCTGGTCAACGTGGTGGCGGTCGGCCTGGTGGACCAGGCGCACATCACGCACAGCCGCGTGCCGAAGCAGGCCGCAGAGGAACCGTACGACCTGATCCTCGTCGGCAAGCCCACCGACTGGTCGGGCATGGGCGGCGCCGCCTTCGCCTCGGCCGACCTGGACGCCGCCGCCGCGCACGAGAACAAGGGCAGCGTGCAGACGCCCGACCCGTTCCTCAAGCGCATCCTGACGGTGGCCAACCGCGCGGCGCTGCAACTGGCCCGCGACGAGGGCGTCGAGATCGGCTTCAAGGACCTCGGCGCCGGCGGCGTGGCCTGCGTGACGAGCGAACTGGTCGATGCCGGCGGCTTCGGTTGCGACGTCGACCTGGCGCTCGTGCACCAGGTGACGGGGCTGCCGGCCCGCGTCTGCGCCTGCAGCGAGACGCAGGAACGTTACGGGCTGGCCGTGCCGGCGCGGCTGACGGCCGCCGTGCTGAAGATCTACAACGAGGACTTCGCGCTGCCGACGCTGTACGAGGGCGCCTGTGCCCGGCGCATCGGCGCCGTGACGCAGGAGCGGCGCTACGTGCTCAGGCTGGGCGACCGCATCGTCTGCGACGCGCCGGTCGAGACGATCACGGAGGGCATCCGCTATGACCGCGTCGCCGAGGCGCCGGTGCGCCGCGAGGTGCCCCTCGACGAACGGCTGACCGAGGCGCCGGTCGCGGCCATCGCCGACGAGTGGCTGGCGCTGATGGCCCACCCGAACCTGGCCAGTCGCGAATATGTGTACCGCCACTACGACGCCGAAGTGCAGGCCAACACCATCATCCGTCCGGGCGAGGCTGACGCCGGAGTCGTCGCGCCGCTGGCGGGCTGCCGCCGCGGCGTCGCGCTCAGCGCCGACGGCAACCCGCTGCTGGGCCTGGCCGATCCCTGGAGCGGCGGCGCCGCCGCCGTGCTCGAGGCCTGCCGCAACGTGGCCTGCGTGGGCGGCGAGCCGGCGGCCATCACCGATTGCCTCAACTTCGGCAATCCCGAGAATCCACATGCGTTCTGGCAGTTCAGCGAGGCGGTGCGCGGCGTGGGCGATGCCTGCCGCGGCATCGGGCTCTACGCGCGCGAGGGCACGCCGCTGCCGGTCGTGTCCGGCAACGTGAGCCTGTACAACCAGAGCTCGAGCGGACGGGCGATCGCGCCGTCGCCGATCGTCGCCTGCGTCGGACTGGTTGCCGACCACGCCCACAGCCGCAGCCAGCGATTCAAGGCTCCCGGCGACATCGTGCTGCTGGTGGGTCGCCGGCGCCCGGAACTGGCAGGCAGCGTCTACCTCGACCTCGGCTTCGCGGCCGGCCGGCCCGCCGTGCCGCCGCTCGATTTCGCCGAGGCGCGTCGCGGGATCCGCGCCGTCTGCGACCTGGTCGCGGCGGGACTGGTGACGGCCGCGCATGACATCGGCGACGGCGGTCTGGCCGCCTGCGTTGCCGAGATGGCGATTGGCCTGGAGGGTGCCGGCCTGCTGGGCGCCGAACTCGCCCTGCCGGTCCACGAGGGACTGACGGCGCGTGAGTACCTGTTCGGCGAGGCGGGCGGGTTCGTGCTGACGGTGGCGCCCGGAAGCCTGGCCGAGGCGGAGTCGAAGCTGGCTGCCGCGGGCGCGGAGTGGTGGCAACTCGGTACGGTAACCGCCGACCCGCGCCTTTGCGTCCGCGAAGCGGACGGCGCCCTGCTCGCCGAGATCGGCGTCCGTCGCCTGGCGCGCGTCTGGCAGGAGGCGTTGCCGGCGTTGTTCGGCGGCAGTGCCGCGGTGACCGCAGTGCCGGCTCCCGCGGCGCCGGATGCCATCGGCGAAGGTGCCACGCCGCCGCTGATCAACCTCGCCCGCCGGCCGCGCGTGGCCGTGGTGCAGTTGCCTGGCGTCAACTGCGAGGACGAATCGGCGCGCCTGCTGGTCGAGGCCGGGGCCGACGCCGAGGTGTTCCGCTGGACGCGGCCCGCTGCGGAGCTGGCTGCCTTCGACGGTTTCCTGGTGCCGGGCGGCTTCTCCTACCAGGACCGCGTGCGTGCTGGCGCCGTGGCAGCGAAGGACCCGCTGCTCGACGTGCTGCTCGAGGAGAGCGGCCACGGCAAGCCGGTGCTCGGGATCTGCAACGGTTGCCAGGTGCTGGTCGAGGCAGGCCTGGTGCCCGGCCTGCAGCCGGGCCGCATCGAGGTGGCGCTGGCGGCGAACCGGAACCCGGGCCGACACGGCTACCTGGCGCGCTGGGTGGCGCTGGAAGCCCTGCCGCTGGCGCGAACGCCGTTCGTCGAGGGCCTGACCGGGACGCTGCCGCTGCCCATGGCGCACGCCGAGGGCCGCTTCACGCACGAGGACCCGGAGTTCTTCCGCAGGCTGGCGGCCTCGGGCCACGTTGCCCTTCGTTACGCCGCCTTGGGCGGGCGCGTCGACGGCAACCCGAACGGCTCGCTGCTCGACGCGGCGGCGCTGACCAATGCGCGCGGCAACGTGCTGGCGCTGATGCCGCACCCCGAGCGGGCGGCAAAGCTTCGCATGGTGCCCGAAGACCTGCCGCACGCCTGGGGCCGTCGCCGCCTCGCCGCCGCCGGCGACGCCCGTGCCCTGGAAGGCGCCGGGCCCGGGGCGTTCCTGTTGCAGAGGCTCGTAGAGTTGTGCTGA
- a CDS encoding cytochrome c3 family protein, with protein MRKFFLVGLVAAMAVAVAAMAAEMPGKITIKDCADTKTPVTFDHAAHVKAAKDCVTCHHTQKDLTAASAATVTVAKCGSCHIKPEKAETPACSGKKMTDNPYHIGCVACHKEAKKADAATKAPTACTGCHPKAGA; from the coding sequence ATGCGGAAGTTCTTCCTGGTCGGCCTCGTTGCTGCCATGGCTGTGGCTGTTGCGGCGATGGCCGCCGAGATGCCCGGAAAGATCACGATCAAGGACTGCGCCGACACCAAGACGCCGGTGACCTTTGATCACGCGGCTCACGTGAAGGCCGCCAAGGACTGCGTGACCTGCCATCACACGCAGAAGGACCTGACGGCCGCCAGCGCGGCCACGGTCACCGTCGCGAAGTGCGGCTCCTGCCACATCAAGCCCGAAAAGGCCGAGACCCCGGCCTGCTCCGGCAAGAAGATGACGGACAATCCGTACCACATCGGCTGCGTGGCCTGCCACAAGGAAGCCAAGAAGGCCGATGCGGCGACGAAGGCCCCGACGGCCTGCACCGGCTGCCACCCGAAGGCCGGCGCGTAG
- a CDS encoding adenylosuccinate lyase, whose product MIDRYASPEMTRIWSDENRFRLWLEVETTVCEVRAELGEIPAAAARAIRERGGFDTARVLEIEATVQHDVIAFLTSVAEHVGEESRWVHQGMTSSDLLDTAFALQVREAGTVLRAALVALLDVVETRAVEHRDTVMMGRSHGIHAEPTTFGLKLMVYWAALERGLRRLDAAQADIAHGQLSGAVGTLAHLDPRVESLTMERLRLGVDPASTQVIQRDRHAAWLGALALLGGTIEQMAVEIRNLQRTDVHEVEEPFGRGQKGSSAMPHKKNPIVSEKLTGMARLLRAYAHTGLENIALWHERDISHSSVERIIFPDACHVLHHMLAKMKWLIAGLVVYPDQMQANMDKVRGMYFSQPVLLALTEAGVSREEAYARVQACALRVWDGNHTLRELVAAEPGIAGVLAPEVLEACFDVNRQLRNIPHIFGRTLSRKDW is encoded by the coding sequence ATGATCGACCGCTACGCCAGCCCCGAGATGACCCGCATCTGGTCGGACGAGAACCGCTTCCGCCTCTGGCTCGAGGTCGAGACCACCGTCTGCGAAGTGCGCGCCGAACTGGGGGAGATCCCCGCCGCCGCCGCCCGCGCCATCCGCGAACGCGGCGGCTTCGACACGGCGCGGGTGCTGGAGATCGAGGCCACCGTGCAGCACGACGTGATCGCCTTCCTGACCAGCGTGGCCGAGCACGTGGGCGAGGAGTCGCGCTGGGTGCACCAGGGCATGACCAGCAGCGACCTCCTGGACACCGCCTTCGCGCTGCAGGTGCGCGAGGCCGGCACCGTCCTGCGCGCCGCGCTGGTGGCGCTGCTCGACGTCGTCGAGACCAGGGCCGTCGAACATCGTGACACGGTGATGATGGGGCGCTCGCACGGCATCCACGCCGAGCCCACCACCTTCGGCCTGAAGCTGATGGTGTACTGGGCGGCGCTCGAACGCGGGCTGCGGCGACTTGACGCGGCGCAGGCCGATATCGCGCACGGCCAGCTGTCGGGCGCCGTCGGCACCCTGGCGCACCTGGACCCGCGCGTGGAGTCCCTCACCATGGAGCGCCTGCGGCTGGGCGTGGACCCGGCCTCGACGCAGGTCATCCAGCGCGACCGGCACGCCGCCTGGCTCGGGGCGCTGGCCCTGCTGGGAGGGACCATCGAGCAGATGGCCGTCGAGATCCGCAACCTGCAGCGCACCGACGTGCACGAGGTGGAGGAGCCGTTCGGCCGCGGCCAGAAGGGCAGCTCCGCCATGCCGCACAAGAAGAACCCCATCGTCAGCGAGAAGCTGACCGGGATGGCGCGCCTGCTGCGCGCATACGCGCACACCGGCCTGGAGAACATCGCGCTGTGGCACGAACGCGACATCAGCCACAGCAGCGTCGAGCGCATCATCTTTCCCGATGCCTGCCACGTGCTGCACCACATGCTGGCGAAGATGAAGTGGCTCATTGCCGGCCTGGTGGTCTACCCGGACCAGATGCAGGCGAACATGGACAAGGTGCGCGGCATGTATTTCTCGCAGCCGGTCCTGCTGGCGCTGACCGAGGCGGGTGTCAGCCGCGAGGAAGCCTACGCCCGGGTCCAGGCCTGCGCGCTGCGTGTCTGGGACGGCAACCACACCCTGCGGGAACTGGTCGCAGCCGAGCCGGGCATTGCCGGAGTGCTGGCCCCGGAGGTCCTGGAGGCCTGTTTCGACGTCAACCGGCAGCTGCGGAATATTCCCCACATCTTCGGCAGGACATTGTCCCGCAAGGACTGGTGA
- a CDS encoding MATE family efflux transporter, with product MESCLGCGKARGPTPDGLGPGGWAPELYPGRGAGQDGGAPAAGEVGVGLSPGALRAYIGAIIDRQRQEPPLSASARPSPPANDLTTAPIPALVRRLAVPAAIGFFFNTMFNVVDTYFAGRLSTEALAALSLSFPVFFMLVAVGGGFATGTTALIGHALGGGDRRRASLIAAQGVALSVGLGLVVSALGYAAAPPLFRALGAEGAYLDICLQYMRVILPGGVLIFGVHMLNAVLNAQGDTRTFRDALILASVLNVFLDPWLMFGGLGVPPLGIAGLALATVIAQSFSVVLMARRAWRSGLLHRSSGARWRPEGAVMAAIARQGLPAGGSMMTMALGVFVITWLLGSFSREAVAAYGVATRIEQILLLPAIGLNVATLALAAQNGGARRFDRVRQAVRTALGAGAVLTIGGGVVLFLAAGPLMDVFTDDQAVIAVGAHYLRIAAFLEFAYVILFINTSALQGLKRPALALWLGLGRQIVAPVLVFGLATRVWNVGLDGIWWGIFGITWAAALAAVFLARREVAHAERLAHAQHAAGGDQPAGSVHVGSSPA from the coding sequence ATGGAATCCTGCCTTGGCTGCGGGAAGGCGCGGGGCCCAACTCCCGATGGGCTCGGCCCCGGTGGATGGGCCCCCGAACTATACCCGGGACGCGGCGCTGGTCAAGACGGAGGCGCGCCCGCTGCGGGCGAGGTTGGGGTGGGGCTGTCGCCGGGGGCGCTTCGCGCCTACATTGGCGCGATCATCGACCGCCAACGCCAGGAGCCGCCTTTGTCCGCCAGCGCCCGTCCCTCGCCTCCCGCCAATGACCTGACCACCGCACCCATCCCGGCGCTCGTGCGCCGGCTGGCCGTACCGGCGGCCATCGGCTTCTTCTTCAACACGATGTTCAACGTCGTGGACACCTACTTCGCCGGCCGCCTGTCCACCGAGGCGCTCGCGGCGCTGTCGCTGTCGTTCCCGGTGTTCTTCATGCTCGTGGCCGTGGGCGGCGGCTTCGCCACCGGCACCACGGCGCTGATCGGACATGCGCTGGGCGGCGGTGACCGGCGTCGCGCCTCGCTTATCGCGGCACAGGGCGTGGCGCTGTCCGTCGGCCTGGGCCTGGTGGTCTCGGCGCTCGGATACGCGGCGGCGCCGCCGCTCTTCCGCGCCCTCGGCGCCGAAGGCGCCTATCTCGACATCTGCCTGCAGTACATGCGGGTGATCCTGCCCGGCGGCGTGCTCATCTTCGGCGTGCACATGCTGAACGCCGTGCTGAACGCCCAGGGTGACACGCGCACGTTCCGCGACGCCCTGATCCTGGCCAGCGTGCTGAACGTCTTCCTCGATCCCTGGCTCATGTTCGGCGGCCTCGGCGTGCCGCCGCTCGGCATCGCCGGGCTGGCGCTGGCGACCGTCATCGCGCAGTCGTTCAGCGTGGTGCTCATGGCGCGACGGGCCTGGCGCTCGGGCCTGCTGCATCGCAGCAGCGGTGCGCGCTGGCGACCCGAGGGCGCCGTCATGGCCGCCATCGCGCGGCAGGGCCTGCCGGCCGGTGGCAGCATGATGACGATGGCGCTCGGCGTCTTCGTCATCACCTGGCTCCTGGGCTCGTTCTCGCGTGAAGCCGTGGCAGCGTACGGCGTTGCCACGCGCATCGAGCAGATCCTGCTGCTGCCGGCCATCGGCCTGAACGTGGCGACGCTGGCGCTGGCGGCGCAGAACGGCGGCGCCCGGCGGTTCGACCGCGTGCGGCAGGCGGTACGCACGGCGCTCGGCGCCGGCGCGGTGCTCACCATCGGTGGCGGCGTGGTGCTCTTCCTCGCGGCCGGCCCGCTGATGGACGTGTTCACCGACGACCAGGCGGTGATCGCGGTCGGTGCGCATTACCTGCGTATCGCCGCGTTCCTGGAGTTCGCCTACGTCATCCTGTTCATCAACACCTCGGCGCTGCAGGGACTGAAACGGCCGGCGCTGGCGCTGTGGCTCGGCCTGGGACGCCAGATCGTGGCGCCCGTACTGGTGTTCGGCCTGGCCACGCGCGTGTGGAACGTGGGGCTGGACGGCATCTGGTGGGGCATCTTCGGCATCACCTGGGCGGCCGCCCTGGCGGCGGTCTTCCTGGCCCGGCGCGAGGTGGCGCACGCCGAGCGCCTGGCCCACGCCCAACACGCAGCCGGCGGCGACCAGCCGGCAGGGAGCGTCCATGTCGGATCATCGCCCGCTTGA